A window of the Emys orbicularis isolate rEmyOrb1 chromosome 1, rEmyOrb1.hap1, whole genome shotgun sequence genome harbors these coding sequences:
- the LOC135894510 gene encoding olfactory receptor 51G2-like, with amino-acid sequence MSAVNDTNFTSAVFLLTGIPGQENLHLWISIPFCLMYVISIVGNSVILFIIKTDPSLHEPMYIFLSMLAVTDLGLSISTMSTTLGIFLFNFREISLDACFAQLFFIHLFECTESSVLLLMAFDRLIAIRDPLRYASILTLPRIGKMGLVCVLRGVAVMLPLPILLQQFRYCRSNVLSHCYCINQDVMKMACSDIRVNSIYGLSVALLTEGLDSLLIFLSYVMILKTVLSITSQAEGLRALNTCVSHLCAVLLFYTPMIGLSLLHRFGEGSSPLLQSLLGYISLLVPPLMNPLVYSVKSKHLRARIIRVFIK; translated from the coding sequence atgtcagctgtcaatgacaccaacTTCACctctgcagtgttccttctcaccgggatacctgggcaggaaaACCTCCATCTCTGGATCTCTATCCCCTTCTGCTTAATGTATGTTATTTCGATAGTAGGAAATTCcgtcattctgttcattataaaaacagatccaagcctccatgagcccatgtacattttcctttccatgttggccgTCACAGACCTTGGCTTATCGATATCCACCATGTCGACGACACTGGGTATATTCTTGTTTAACTTTAGAGAGATCAGCCTCGATGCCTGTTttgcccagctgttcttcatccacttgTTTGAATGCACTGAATCCTCTGTGCTtttgttgatggcctttgaccgccTTATCGCGATCCGTGACCCACTGAGATATGCCTCCATCTTAACCCTGCCAAGAATAGGCAAGATGGGACTGGTGTGTGTGCTAAGAGGGGTGGCTGTAATGCTCCCACTCCCTATTCTCCTTCAACAGTTCCGATATTGTCGAtccaatgtcctctcccattgCTACTGCATAAACCAGGACGTCATGAAGATGGCTTGTTCAGATATCAGAGTAAACAGCATCTATGGCTTGTCTGTTGCTCTCTTGACGGAGGGGTTGGACTCGCTGCTCATCTTTCTCTCTTATGTGATGAttctcaaaacagtgctgagcatcACGTCCCAGGCGGAGGGCCtcagggccctgaacacctgcgtcTCCCACCTCTGCGCCGTCCTCCTCTTCTACACACCAATGATTGGCCTTTCTCTTTTACACAGATTTGGGGAGGGCTCTTCTCCCTTGCTTCAGAGTCTCCTGGGCTACATTTCCCTACTTGTCCCTCCCCTGATGAATCCCCTTGTGTACagcgtgaaaagcaaacaccttcgtgcGAGGATAATCAGGGTGTTCATCAAGTGA
- the LOC135895722 gene encoding olfactory receptor 51G2-like, producing the protein MSAVNDTNFKSAVFLLTGIPGQEEVHFWISIPFCLMYLISIVGNSVVLFIIKTDSKLHEPMYIFLSMLGVTDLGISISTMPTILGIYLFNSREISFEACFAQLFFIHSLQLIESAVLLLMAFDRFVAICNPLRYSSILTLPKIANMGLVFVLRSLAVIFPLPFLLKRFQFCRANVLSHSYCLHQEVMKMACSDITVNSIYGLFITLLTVGLDSLFIFLSYVMILKTALNIASNAECLRALNTCVSHLCAVLLFYSAEISLAVLHRFGKGSSPLLQTVLGYSSLLVPPLINPIVYSMKSRHLRAGIISAFFK; encoded by the coding sequence atgtcagctgtcaatgacaccaacTTCAAATCTGCCGTTTTCCTTCTCaccgggatacctgggcaggaagaAGTCCATTTCTGGATCTCTATCCCCTTCTGCTTAATGTATCTTATTTCAATAGTAGGAAATTCAGTCGTTCTGTTTATTATAAAAACAGATTCAaagctccatgagcccatgtacattttcctttccatgttgggCGTCACAGACCTTGGAATATCAATATCCACCATGCCGACAATTCTGGGCATATACTTGTTTAACTCTAGGGAGATCAGCTTCGAAGCCTGTTTTGCCCAGCTCTTCTTCATCCACTCACTTCAATTAATTGAATCCGCCGTGctcttgttgatggcctttgaccgcttcgTCGCTATCTGTAACCCACTGAGATATTCTTCAATCTTAACCCTGCCGAAAATAGCCAATATGGGACTGGTATTTGTGCTAAGAAGTTTGGCTGTAATATTCCCACTCCCATTTCTACTGAAAAGGTTCCAATTCTGTCgagccaatgtcctctcccattcctactgcctgcACCAGGAAGTCATGAAGATGGCGTGTTCAGATATCACAGTGAACAGCATCTACGGCTTGTTTATTACACTCTTAACGGTGGGGTTGGACTCGCTGTTCATCTTtctctcttatgtgatgatcctcaaaacagCGCTGAACATCGCGTCCAATGCAGAGTGCCtcagggccctgaacacctgcgtcTCCCACCTCTGCGCTGTCCTGCTGTTCTATTCAGCAGAGATCAGCCTTGCAGTGTTACACAGATTTGGAAAGGGCTCATCTCCCTTGCTTCAAACTGTCCTGGGATACAGCTCCCTGCTGGTCCCACCCCTGATTAATCCAATCGTGTACAGCATGAAAAGCAGACACCTGCGTGCGGGGATAATCAGCGCATTCTTCAAGTGA
- the LOC135882405 gene encoding olfactory receptor 51G2-like isoform X1: MIKLSGFSQCYPMSAVNDTKFKSAVFLLTGILGQEELHFWISIPFCLMYVISIVGNSLILFIIKTDPSLHEPMYIFLSMLALTDLGLSIATIPTILGIFWFNSMLISLNACFAQLFFIHTLSFIESSVLLLMAFDRFVAIRDPLRYASILTLPRISKMGLVCVLRGVALIFPLPFLLNRFRYCRANVLSHSYCLHQEVMKMACSDITINSIYGLFIIVSTVGLDSLLILLSYVMILKTVLSIASHVERVRALNTCVSHVCAVLLFYTPMIGLSVLHRFGKSSPPLLQILLGYVYLLVPPLMNPIVYSVKSKHLRARIIRVFIK; this comes from the exons ATGATCAAACTCTCTGGATTCAGCCAATGCTACCC tatgtcagctgtcaatgacaccaaattcaaatctgcagtgttccttctcaccGGGATACTTGGCCAGGAAGAACTCCATTTCTGGATCTCTATCCCCTTCTGCTTAATGTATGTTATTTCAATAGTAGGAAATTCACTCATTCtcttcattataaaaacagatccaagcctccatgagcccatgtacattttcctttccatgttggcccTCACAGACCTTGGTTTATCGATAGCCACCATACCCACGATACTGGGCATATTCTGGTTTAACTCCATGTTGATCAGCCTCAATGCCTGTTttgcccagctgttcttcatccacacACTTTCGTTCATTGAATCCTCCGTGCTTTTGTTGATGGCGTTTGACCGCTTTGTTGCGATCCGTGACCCCCTGAGATATGCTTCTATCTTAACCCTGCCAAGAATATCCAAGATGGGACTGGTGTGTGTGCTAAGAGGGGTGGCCTTAATattcccactcccctttctcctgaatCGGTTCCGATACTGTCgagccaatgtcctctcccattcctactgcctgcACCAAGAAGTCATGAAGATGGCTTGTTCGGATATCACAATCAACAGCATCTATGGCTTGTTCATAATAGTCTCCACGGTGGGGTTGGACTCACTGCTCATCCTCCTAtcttatgtgatgatcctcaaaacagtgctgagcattGCATCTCATGTGGAGCGCGTCAGAGCCCTGAACACCTGTGTCTCCCACGTTTGCGCTGTCCTGCTCTTCTACACACCAATGATCGGCCTTTCTGTGTTACACAGATTTGGGAAGAGCTCtcctcccttgcttcagattctCCTGGGCTATGTCTACCTGCTGGTTCCACCCCTTATGAACCCAATCGTGTACagcgtgaaaagcaaacaccttcgtgcGAGGATAATTAGGGTGTTCATCAAGTGA
- the LOC135882405 gene encoding olfactory receptor 51G2-like isoform X2 — MTPCPLGSKFKSAVFLLTGILGQEELHFWISIPFCLMYVISIVGNSLILFIIKTDPSLHEPMYIFLSMLALTDLGLSIATIPTILGIFWFNSMLISLNACFAQLFFIHTLSFIESSVLLLMAFDRFVAIRDPLRYASILTLPRISKMGLVCVLRGVALIFPLPFLLNRFRYCRANVLSHSYCLHQEVMKMACSDITINSIYGLFIIVSTVGLDSLLILLSYVMILKTVLSIASHVERVRALNTCVSHVCAVLLFYTPMIGLSVLHRFGKSSPPLLQILLGYVYLLVPPLMNPIVYSVKSKHLRARIIRVFIK; from the exons ATGACTCCTTGTCCTTTAGGTT ccaaattcaaatctgcagtgttccttctcaccGGGATACTTGGCCAGGAAGAACTCCATTTCTGGATCTCTATCCCCTTCTGCTTAATGTATGTTATTTCAATAGTAGGAAATTCACTCATTCtcttcattataaaaacagatccaagcctccatgagcccatgtacattttcctttccatgttggcccTCACAGACCTTGGTTTATCGATAGCCACCATACCCACGATACTGGGCATATTCTGGTTTAACTCCATGTTGATCAGCCTCAATGCCTGTTttgcccagctgttcttcatccacacACTTTCGTTCATTGAATCCTCCGTGCTTTTGTTGATGGCGTTTGACCGCTTTGTTGCGATCCGTGACCCCCTGAGATATGCTTCTATCTTAACCCTGCCAAGAATATCCAAGATGGGACTGGTGTGTGTGCTAAGAGGGGTGGCCTTAATattcccactcccctttctcctgaatCGGTTCCGATACTGTCgagccaatgtcctctcccattcctactgcctgcACCAAGAAGTCATGAAGATGGCTTGTTCGGATATCACAATCAACAGCATCTATGGCTTGTTCATAATAGTCTCCACGGTGGGGTTGGACTCACTGCTCATCCTCCTAtcttatgtgatgatcctcaaaacagtgctgagcattGCATCTCATGTGGAGCGCGTCAGAGCCCTGAACACCTGTGTCTCCCACGTTTGCGCTGTCCTGCTCTTCTACACACCAATGATCGGCCTTTCTGTGTTACACAGATTTGGGAAGAGCTCtcctcccttgcttcagattctCCTGGGCTATGTCTACCTGCTGGTTCCACCCCTTATGAACCCAATCGTGTACagcgtgaaaagcaaacaccttcgtgcGAGGATAATTAGGGTGTTCATCAAGTGA